In one Mycobacterium heckeshornense genomic region, the following are encoded:
- the fdxA gene encoding ferredoxin produces the protein MTYTIAEPCVDIKDKACIEECPVDCIYEGARMLYIHPDECVDCGACEPVCPVEAIFYEDDVPEQWAHYTQINADFFAELGSPGGAAKVGMVENDPQVVKDLPPQGEGD, from the coding sequence GTGACGTACACGATCGCCGAACCCTGCGTCGACATCAAAGACAAGGCATGCATCGAGGAGTGCCCGGTCGACTGCATCTATGAGGGCGCTCGGATGCTGTACATCCACCCCGACGAATGCGTGGACTGCGGAGCGTGCGAGCCGGTCTGCCCTGTCGAGGCGATCTTCTACGAAGACGACGTGCCGGAACAGTGGGCGCACTACACGCAGATCAACGCCGATTTCTTCGCCGAGCTCGGGTCGCCCGGCGGCGCGGCGAAAGTCGGCATGGTCGAAAACGACCCGCAGGTGGTCAAGGATCTGCCGCCGCAGGGCGAGGGCGACTGA
- a CDS encoding NADPH-dependent 2,4-dienoyl-CoA reductase, which translates to MTYPNLLSPLDLGFTTLRNRVVMGSMHTGLEDRARHTDRLASYFVERARGGVGLIITGGYAPNRTGWLLPFASELVSPAEARRHRRITRAVHESGAKILLQILHAGRYAYHPFAVSASSLKSPITPFRPRALSPRGVERTIDDFVRCAQLAREAGYDGVEIMGSEGYLLNQFLAPRTNKRTDAWGGTPAHRRRFPVEIVRRTRAAVGPDFIICYRMSMADYVEEGQSWEETIALATEVQAAGATMINSGFGWHEARVPTIVSSVPNSAFVDISDAVARRVGIPVVASNRINMPQAAEQILADTAVQLISMARPLLADPEWVRKAQAGRAEEINTCIACNQACLDHAFAHKEVSCLLNPRAGRETTLVLGPVRRRRSVAVVGAGPAGLAAAVNAAQRGHHVTLFEADDVVGGQFDLARRIPGKEEFGEAIRYFSTMLARSGVAVRLGTRVGVDELIGYDDVVLATGVTPRIPAIPGIDHPMVLTYAEAITAARPIGRSVAVVGAGGIGFDVSEFLVTDSSPTLNLAEWKAEWGAADPQYARGALTHPIPAPPARQVYLLQRSKGPQGRRLGKTSGWVHRASLKAKGVSQLSSVNYERIDDGGLHISFGPRRERPRLLAVDNVVICAGQEPVRDLEEGLRHNHIDPHIIGGAALAVELDAKRAIRQGTELAARL; encoded by the coding sequence GTGACATATCCAAACCTGTTGTCTCCGTTGGATTTAGGCTTCACCACCCTGCGTAACCGAGTGGTCATGGGGTCAATGCACACCGGCCTGGAAGACCGTGCCCGCCATACCGATCGGCTGGCCTCGTATTTCGTCGAACGCGCCCGCGGCGGTGTTGGGCTGATCATCACCGGCGGCTATGCACCGAACCGTACCGGTTGGCTGTTGCCGTTCGCGTCGGAGCTGGTGTCCCCGGCCGAGGCCCGGCGGCACCGCCGCATCACCCGTGCGGTCCACGAGTCCGGCGCAAAGATTTTGCTCCAGATCTTGCACGCCGGACGCTATGCGTATCATCCGTTCGCAGTAAGCGCGTCGTCGCTCAAATCGCCGATCACCCCTTTTCGCCCACGGGCGTTGTCGCCGCGCGGCGTCGAGCGCACCATCGACGATTTCGTGCGCTGCGCGCAGCTGGCCCGCGAGGCCGGCTACGACGGCGTCGAAATCATGGGTAGCGAAGGGTATCTGCTCAACCAGTTCCTGGCGCCGCGCACCAACAAACGCACGGACGCCTGGGGTGGTACGCCCGCACACCGGCGGCGTTTCCCCGTTGAGATTGTGCGCCGCACCCGGGCTGCGGTCGGTCCGGACTTCATCATCTGCTACCGGATGTCGATGGCTGACTATGTCGAAGAAGGACAGAGTTGGGAGGAAACCATCGCGCTGGCAACAGAAGTGCAGGCCGCTGGTGCCACCATGATCAACTCCGGCTTCGGTTGGCACGAGGCGCGGGTCCCCACAATCGTCAGCTCGGTGCCCAACAGCGCGTTCGTCGACATCAGCGATGCGGTGGCCCGACGGGTCGGCATTCCGGTGGTGGCGTCGAACCGGATCAACATGCCCCAAGCCGCCGAACAGATTCTGGCCGATACCGCGGTGCAGCTGATCTCGATGGCTAGGCCGCTGCTGGCCGACCCGGAGTGGGTGCGCAAAGCACAGGCCGGTCGCGCCGAGGAGATCAACACCTGCATCGCCTGCAATCAAGCGTGTTTGGATCACGCGTTCGCCCACAAAGAGGTGTCGTGTCTGCTCAACCCGCGGGCCGGGCGGGAAACAACGCTGGTGCTCGGCCCCGTCCGACGCAGACGCTCGGTCGCGGTGGTTGGGGCCGGGCCGGCGGGTCTAGCGGCTGCGGTCAACGCCGCCCAGCGCGGCCACCATGTCACCCTGTTCGAGGCAGACGACGTCGTCGGCGGCCAGTTCGACCTGGCTAGACGAATTCCCGGCAAGGAGGAATTCGGAGAAGCCATCCGGTATTTCAGCACGATGCTGGCCAGGTCCGGGGTAGCCGTTCGGTTGGGCACACGGGTGGGGGTCGATGAGCTGATCGGCTACGACGACGTCGTGCTGGCGACCGGTGTGACGCCACGGATTCCCGCCATACCGGGGATCGACCACCCCATGGTGCTGACCTATGCCGAAGCGATCACCGCGGCCAGGCCGATCGGGCGCAGCGTGGCCGTCGTCGGTGCCGGCGGAATCGGCTTCGACGTCAGCGAATTTCTGGTGACCGATTCCTCGCCGACCCTCAACCTGGCGGAATGGAAGGCCGAATGGGGCGCGGCCGACCCGCAGTACGCGCGCGGCGCGCTGACTCATCCAATCCCCGCCCCGCCGGCCCGCCAGGTGTACCTGCTGCAGCGCAGCAAGGGACCGCAGGGGCGGCGGCTGGGCAAGACCAGCGGCTGGGTGCACCGAGCCTCGCTGAAAGCCAAAGGGGTGAGCCAACTTTCGTCGGTGAACTACGAGCGCATCGATGACGGCGGGCTGCACATCAGCTTCGGTCCGCGGCGTGAGCGGCCCCGGCTGCTCGCGGTTGACAACGTGGTGATCTGCGCCGGCCAAGAACCGGTGCGCGATCTAGAAGAAGGCTTGCGGCATAACCATATTGACCCGCACATCATCGGCGGGGCCGCTCTGGCGGTCGAGCTCGATGCCAAGCGCGCCATCCGGCAGGGCACCGAGCTGGCGGCGCGGTTGTAG
- a CDS encoding PadR family transcriptional regulator, which produces MGLRHAILVSLCEQSGSGYELAHRFDRSIGYFWAATHQQIYRTLRTMENDGWVRATPVAQQGRPDKKVYTVSDAGRTELARWIAEPLTGRGSALSDTRTRDIAVKIRGAAYGDAAALRTQIAALRAEHAGVLDTYRGMQKRQFPDPSTLRGAALHQYLVLRGGIRAEESVIDWLDEVAAALQDQP; this is translated from the coding sequence GTGGGGCTGCGCCACGCGATCCTGGTGTCCCTGTGCGAGCAGTCCGGTTCGGGCTACGAGTTGGCCCACCGGTTTGATCGCTCGATCGGGTATTTCTGGGCGGCAACCCACCAGCAGATCTACCGCACGCTGCGGACCATGGAGAACGACGGCTGGGTGCGCGCGACCCCGGTGGCGCAACAAGGCCGACCGGACAAGAAGGTCTACACCGTCTCTGACGCCGGTCGTACGGAGTTGGCCCGCTGGATCGCCGAGCCGCTCACCGGGCGGGGCAGTGCGTTAAGCGACACCCGCACCCGCGACATCGCCGTCAAAATTCGGGGCGCCGCATATGGCGACGCGGCTGCGTTACGCACCCAAATCGCCGCGCTGCGAGCCGAACACGCGGGTGTGCTTGACACCTACCGCGGCATGCAAAAACGCCAATTCCCTGATCCCTCGACACTGCGGGGCGCGGCGCTGCACCAGTATCTGGTGCTGCGCGGCGGCATCCGCGCCGAGGAAAGCGTGATCGACTGGCTCGACGAGGTGGCGGCCGCTTTGCAGGACCAGCCGTGA
- the dapC gene encoding succinyldiaminopimelate transaminase — translation MSATLPEFPWDTLADARAVAEAHPDGIVDLSVGTPVDPVAPLIRAALAAASAAPGYPATAGTPRLRRSIVAALGRRYGVTGLSETAVLPVIGTKELIAWLPTLLGLAAADLVVVPELAYPTYEVGARLAGTRVLRADSLTQLGPQSPALVYLNSPSNPTGRVLGTDHLRKVVGWARERGVLVVSDECYLGLGWDTEPLSVLHPSVCDGDHRGLLAVHSLSKSSSLAGYRAGFVAGDPHVVAELLAVRKHAGMMVPTPVQAAMVAALDDDAHEREQRDRYARRRAALLPALRAAGFGVNHSEAGLYLWVTRGQPCRDTVDWLARRGILTAPGEFYGPRGARHVRVALTATDERIAAAVDRLS, via the coding sequence GTGTCGGCGACCTTACCGGAGTTCCCCTGGGACACCCTGGCTGACGCCAGGGCCGTCGCCGAGGCACATCCGGACGGCATCGTCGACCTGTCCGTCGGCACGCCGGTCGACCCGGTCGCGCCGCTGATCCGTGCGGCGCTGGCAGCCGCTAGCGCCGCACCCGGATACCCCGCCACCGCGGGCACGCCGAGGCTTCGCCGGTCGATCGTCGCCGCCTTGGGCCGGCGCTACGGCGTCACCGGCCTGTCGGAGACGGCCGTGCTGCCCGTCATCGGCACCAAGGAACTCATCGCCTGGCTGCCCACCCTGCTCGGATTGGCCGCCGCCGACCTGGTCGTGGTGCCCGAACTGGCGTACCCCACCTACGAAGTCGGTGCCCGGCTGGCCGGCACCCGCGTGCTGCGCGCCGACTCGCTGACCCAGCTGGGTCCGCAATCCCCGGCGTTGGTGTATCTGAACTCGCCGAGCAACCCCACCGGCCGCGTCCTGGGCACCGACCACCTGCGCAAGGTCGTCGGCTGGGCCCGCGAGCGCGGCGTCCTGGTGGTGTCCGACGAGTGTTACCTGGGGCTGGGCTGGGATACCGAACCGCTGTCGGTGCTGCATCCGTCGGTGTGCGACGGCGATCACCGCGGCCTGCTGGCCGTGCACTCGCTGTCGAAGAGCTCGTCGCTGGCCGGGTATCGGGCCGGCTTCGTCGCCGGGGATCCGCATGTGGTGGCCGAGTTGCTGGCGGTGCGCAAGCATGCCGGGATGATGGTGCCCACACCGGTGCAGGCCGCCATGGTCGCCGCCCTCGACGACGACGCCCACGAACGCGAACAGCGCGATCGCTACGCCCGCCGGCGAGCAGCGCTGCTACCGGCGCTTCGCGCGGCCGGGTTTGGTGTCAACCACTCCGAAGCCGGGCTCTACCTGTGGGTCACCCGCGGCCAACCGTGTCGCGACACCGTCGACTGGCTGGCCCGGCGCGGCATCTTGACCGCCCCCGGCGAGTTCTACGGCCCGCGCGGCGCCCGCCACGTGCGGGTGGCGCTGACCGCCACCGACGAGCGGATCGCCGCGGCGGTCGACCGGCTTTCATAG
- a CDS encoding acyl-CoA dehydrogenase family protein, with product MSDYDVEAVDRLPFSTPEKADRYRTENYQGAVGLNWYRSDPTLQFTMSYYLQPDELAFAEPHLIRIGELMGGPVARWAEETDRNPPRLERYDRWGHDISRVIQPHSFTASKRAVLDAHRALKDDAREAGVNPALPLFASNYMLNQADIGMGCALGTGANMVKALVAAYAPPDVREHVLAKFESGEWEGETAQLLTERTGGSDLGALETTATRHGDAWLLNGFKWFASNCDGKVFVVLAKPEGAPDSTRGVATFLVLRTRRDGSANGVRIRRLKDKLGTRSVASGEIEFVDAEAFLLSGEPNVDAGPSDGKGLGRMMELTNAARLGIALFALGNARRALVESLCYARARRAFGDALVDKPLMRRKLAEMIVDVEAAQALVFDCTGFANHRQPRPVRQRIAVPVTKLKVCRLGITMASDAIEIHGGNGYIENWPVARLLRDAQVNTIWEGPDHILCLDVRRGIERARAHEPLLARLHDAMEVSDDDDTTRLVRRRVEDLDAAITAWAKLPDKVAESRLFALTQFMGDVYAGALLTEQAAWERATSQADRKALIAQLYAQRYLADRGPLRGIDAEGDEAIERFGELADGALAIG from the coding sequence ATGAGCGACTACGACGTCGAGGCCGTCGACCGGCTGCCGTTCAGCACTCCCGAGAAGGCCGACCGCTACCGCACCGAGAACTACCAGGGGGCCGTCGGTCTCAACTGGTATCGCAGCGATCCGACGCTGCAGTTCACCATGTCCTACTACTTGCAGCCCGACGAGCTGGCCTTCGCCGAACCACACTTGATTCGCATCGGCGAGCTGATGGGCGGCCCGGTGGCGCGGTGGGCCGAGGAAACCGACCGCAACCCGCCGCGGCTCGAGCGTTACGACCGGTGGGGCCACGACATCAGCCGGGTAATCCAGCCGCACTCATTCACCGCGTCCAAGCGCGCCGTCCTCGATGCCCACCGGGCACTCAAAGACGACGCCCGGGAAGCCGGAGTTAATCCTGCGCTGCCGTTGTTCGCGTCCAACTACATGCTCAACCAGGCCGACATCGGCATGGGCTGCGCGCTGGGCACCGGCGCCAATATGGTCAAGGCGCTAGTCGCCGCCTACGCACCGCCCGACGTGCGCGAACACGTGCTGGCCAAATTCGAATCCGGCGAGTGGGAAGGGGAGACCGCGCAACTGCTGACCGAGCGGACCGGCGGCTCGGATCTCGGCGCGCTGGAAACTACCGCGACGCGGCACGGCGACGCGTGGCTGCTCAACGGGTTCAAGTGGTTTGCCTCTAACTGCGACGGCAAGGTGTTCGTCGTCCTGGCCAAACCGGAAGGGGCGCCCGACTCGACCCGCGGCGTGGCAACTTTCCTGGTGCTTCGGACCCGCCGCGACGGCTCGGCCAACGGGGTGCGGATTCGCCGCCTCAAAGACAAGCTGGGCACGCGTTCGGTCGCCTCAGGTGAGATCGAATTCGTTGACGCCGAAGCATTTTTGCTGTCCGGGGAGCCTAATGTCGACGCTGGCCCGTCCGACGGCAAAGGGCTGGGCCGGATGATGGAGCTGACGAACGCGGCACGGCTGGGTATCGCATTGTTCGCGCTGGGCAACGCGCGCCGCGCCCTGGTGGAATCCCTGTGTTACGCGCGGGCGCGGCGCGCGTTCGGCGATGCACTGGTCGACAAGCCGCTGATGCGCCGCAAGCTCGCCGAAATGATCGTCGACGTCGAAGCCGCCCAAGCACTGGTCTTCGACTGCACCGGTTTTGCCAACCATCGCCAGCCAAGACCGGTGCGTCAGCGCATCGCCGTGCCGGTCACCAAGCTGAAGGTCTGCCGGCTGGGCATCACCATGGCCTCCGATGCGATCGAGATCCACGGCGGCAACGGCTACATCGAAAACTGGCCGGTAGCCAGGCTTTTGCGCGACGCCCAGGTGAACACCATTTGGGAAGGTCCGGACCACATCCTCTGTCTGGACGTGCGGCGCGGCATCGAACGCGCTCGGGCGCACGAGCCGCTGTTGGCGCGCCTACACGACGCGATGGAGGTGTCCGACGACGACGACACCACCCGGCTGGTGCGCCGCCGCGTCGAGGACCTCGACGCGGCGATCACCGCGTGGGCCAAGCTGCCCGACAAGGTCGCCGAGTCGCGGCTGTTCGCGTTGACCCAATTCATGGGTGACGTGTACGCCGGGGCGCTGCTGACCGAACAGGCCGCCTGGGAGCGGGCCACCTCTCAGGCGGACCGCAAGGCGCTGATCGCCCAGCTATACGCGCAGCGCTACCTGGCCGATCGGGGCCCGCTTCGTGGCATCGACGCCGAAGGTGACGAGGCCATCGAGCGCTTCGGCGAACTCGCCGACGGTGCCCTGGCGATCGGCTGA